The proteins below come from a single Aegilops tauschii subsp. strangulata cultivar AL8/78 chromosome 6, Aet v6.0, whole genome shotgun sequence genomic window:
- the LOC141025381 gene encoding uncharacterized protein, which translates to MLDPGASPHVPKYAKLEFPLFDGKEDPFAWLVRCEQFFEGQCTPDASQVWLASFHLNGDAPLWYHKYAKAKGRPSWDLFKQLCAKKFGPPAHTNKLGAVARCPFNGSVTDYQEWFTHLLHRAPPQPVETLVKLFTMSLPETLRTDVELARPEDLDDAISLALAYERRAYLTQSSIATTPHSSRSFTRPSLPIPATKQRLGGPTVPGVTTAAAQPGNPTHGRLRPWAPDPNGSATTPAGRAFCRLSPTEIAERRKQGLCFNCDEQFVRGHRCAKLFSIEVDTSFDDDFETLPEEENCVKVSIQAMTSLWSIQATDTLQLEVLIGNSPFTALLDIGSTHNFIDESALTRAGLTPRSCPGLRVMVANGDQVASGGVFRGLPLHIGEQHFTTDCSAIPLGSFDIVLGVGWLRNLGPILWDFDNMTVSFHWEGQPVTWTSRVLPRPAVVRALVAPEPEDWMTELLAEFDDISPSLPPCHLPMHMITEFDSGLMGLRSMYGPTAIRNCRRTRLSANAQKCCSRALFASVIQLFPHQFLLRSKMARGAFVLTIVLSMSRRLRISFQFQWWMNFLTSFMARASSPSLICILVINKCACT; encoded by the exons ATGCTTGACCCAGGTGCTTCGCCCCATGTACCAAAGTATGCCAAGCTGGAGTTTCCACTATTTGATGGCAAGGAAGACCCTTTTGCATGGTTAGTACGATGTGAGCAATTTTTTGAAGGTCAATGCACTCCAGATGCAAGTCAGGTTTGGCTGGCATCGTTCCATCTCAATGGCGATGCTCCCCTATGGTATCACAAGTATGCCAAAGCAAAGGGCCGCCCATCTTGGGATCTCTTTAAGCAGTTGTGCGCCAAGAAATTTGGACCACCTGCACACACCAATAAGCTTGGAGCTGTAGCACGTTGTCCGTTCAATGGCAGCGTCACTGACTACCAGGAATGGTTCACTCATCTGCTGCACCGCGCGCCCCCTCAGCCAGTCGAGACTTTAGTGAAATTGTTCACCATGAGCCTGCCTGAGACCTTGCGCACAGATGTGGAACTAGCTCGTCCCGAGGACCTTGATGATGCCATCAGCCTTGCACTTGCATATGAACGTCGTGCATATCTGACTCAATCCTCCATAGCAACCACTCCTCACTCATCCCGTTCGTTCACACGACCATCTTTGCCGATTCCTGCCACCAAACAGCGGCTTGGAGGACCAACTGTACCCGGGGTAACCACTGCAGCAGCTCAACCCGGCAATCCAACCCATGGGCGGCTGCGCCCATGGGCACCCGACCCGAATGGGT CAGCCACCACGCCAGCCGGTCGCGCCTTTTGTCGTCTCTCTCCCACAGAGATTGCAGAACGCCGAAAGCAAGGCCTCTGCTTTAATTGTGACGAACAGTTTGTGCGCGGTCACCGTTGCGCCAAGCTGTTTTCGATTGAGGTTGATACATCTTTCGATGATGATTTTGAGACACTGCCCGAGGAAGAGAACTGTGTGAAGGTGTCTATCCAAGCTATGACCAGTTTGTGGAGCATCCAGGCGACCGACACCTTGCAGCTAGAGGTTCTAATTGGTAATTCACCCTTCACGGCGCTCCTGGATATAGGGTCGACCCATAATTTCATCGATGAGAGCGCCCTGACCCGCGCTGGTTTGACCCCACGTTCTTGTCCTGGCCTACGTGTGATGGTTGCTAATGGTGACCAAGTGGCCAGTGGTGGAGTTTTTCGTGGCCTTCCATTGCATATTGGGGAGCAACACTTCACAACAGACTGTTCTGCCATACCCCTTGGCAGCTTTGATATTGTTCTTGGTGTTGGCTGGTTGCGTAATTTGGGTCCTATCCTCTGGGATTTCGACAACATGACCGTGTCATTCCACTGGGAGGGCCAACCTGTGACTTGGACAAGTCGCGTCTTGCCACGACCGGCTGTTGTCCGTGCTTTGGTTGCTCCCGAGCCTGAGGATTGGATGACTGAACTGCTCGCAGAATTTGACGACATCTCACCAAGCCTTCCTCCTTGCCACCTGCCCATGCACATGATCACCGAATTCGACTCCGGACTGATGGGTCTCCGGTCGATGTACGGCCCTACCGCTATCCGCAACTGCAGAAGGACAAGATTGAGCGCCAATGCACAGAAATGTTGCAGCAGGGCATTATTCGCATCAGTGATTCAACTTTTTCCTCACCAGTTCTTGTTAAGAAGCAAGATGGCTCGTGGCGCTTTTGTGTTGACTATCGTGCTCTCAATGAGCAGACGATTAAGGATAAGTTTCCAATTCCAGTGGTGGATGAACTTCTTGACGAGCTTCATGGCGCGCGCTTCTTCACCAAGCTTGATTTGCATTCTGGTTATCAACAAGTGCGCATGTACCTAG